The following are from one region of the Cyanobium gracile PCC 6307 genome:
- a CDS encoding peptidylprolyl isomerase → MTKALMDTDAGLITIDLFDADAPGTVANFVKLSKDGFYDGLAFHRVIDGFMAQGGCPNSREGARGMAGTGGPGYTIPCEINAQKHKAGSLSMAHAGRNTGGSQFFLCHGPQPHLDGQHTVFGHTENLDVVLALKNGSRIRTVTIEA, encoded by the coding sequence GTGACCAAGGCCCTGATGGACACCGACGCCGGCCTGATCACCATCGATCTGTTCGACGCCGATGCCCCCGGCACCGTCGCCAATTTCGTGAAGCTCTCCAAGGACGGCTTCTACGACGGCCTGGCCTTCCACCGGGTGATCGACGGCTTCATGGCCCAGGGGGGGTGCCCCAACAGCCGCGAGGGCGCCCGCGGCATGGCCGGCACCGGCGGACCCGGCTACACGATTCCCTGTGAGATCAACGCGCAGAAGCACAAGGCCGGCAGCCTGTCGATGGCCCATGCCGGCCGCAACACGGGCGGCAGCCAGTTCTTCCTGTGCCATGGCCCCCAGCCCCACCTGGATGGCCAGCACACCGTGTTCGGCCACACCGAGAACCTGGATGTGGTTCTGGCCCTGAAGAACGGCAGCCGGATCCGCACAGTGACGATCGAGGCCTGA
- the mtnP gene encoding S-methyl-5'-thioadenosine phosphorylase, which translates to MASTEPRTPSPQASGLPTSDLARARLGVLGGSGLYAMEGLEDVRELTVDTPYGAPSDSLRIGRIGDLEVVFLARHGRHHTFTPSEVPYRANLWALRSLGVRWILSVSAVGSLQESVRPLDMVVPDQFIDRTMQRPLTFFGEGLVAHVGNADPYCAVLSRVLGDVSDSLMPEGRQLHRGGTYLCMEGPAFSTRAESELYRSWGCTVIGMTNHTEARLAREAEMAYATLAMVTDYDCWHAMHDAVTVELVIDNLRANAALAQQIVRLAAERVQALRPPSPAHQALRDALMTPAAQVPPATRRRTELFTAPYWGPFSEGEVTTAATSGAATAAG; encoded by the coding sequence ATGGCCAGCACCGAGCCCCGCACCCCTTCACCCCAGGCCAGCGGTCTGCCGACGTCCGACCTTGCAAGGGCCCGCCTGGGGGTGCTCGGCGGCAGCGGCCTTTATGCCATGGAGGGCCTCGAGGACGTGCGTGAACTGACGGTCGACACCCCCTACGGGGCCCCCTCGGACAGCCTGCGGATCGGCCGCATCGGCGATCTGGAGGTGGTGTTCCTGGCCCGCCACGGCCGTCACCACACCTTCACCCCCAGTGAGGTTCCCTACCGGGCCAACCTGTGGGCCCTGCGCTCCCTCGGCGTTCGCTGGATCCTGTCGGTGTCCGCCGTGGGTTCCCTGCAGGAGAGCGTGCGGCCCCTGGACATGGTGGTGCCCGATCAGTTCATCGATCGCACCATGCAGCGGCCGCTCACCTTCTTCGGGGAGGGCCTGGTGGCCCACGTCGGCAATGCGGACCCCTACTGCGCCGTGCTCTCCCGGGTCCTCGGCGACGTCAGTGACAGCCTGATGCCGGAAGGGCGCCAGCTGCACCGCGGCGGCACCTACCTCTGCATGGAGGGGCCGGCCTTCTCCACCCGGGCGGAATCGGAGCTTTACCGCTCCTGGGGCTGCACGGTGATCGGCATGACCAACCACACCGAAGCCCGGCTGGCCCGGGAGGCGGAGATGGCCTACGCCACCCTGGCGATGGTCACCGACTACGACTGCTGGCATGCGATGCATGACGCGGTCACCGTCGAGCTGGTGATCGACAACCTGCGGGCCAATGCGGCCCTCGCCCAGCAGATCGTGCGGCTGGCCGCCGAACGGGTGCAGGCCCTGCGGCCCCCCAGCCCGGCCCACCAGGCCCTGCGCGATGCGCTGATGACCCCGGCCGCCCAGGTGCCGCCGGCCACCCGGCGCCGCACCGAGCTGTTCACCGCCCCCTACTGGGGACCGTTCAGCGAGGGTGAGGTCACGACGGCGGCGACATCGGGGGCGGCGACGGCGGCAGGCTGA
- the murQ gene encoding N-acetylmuramic acid 6-phosphate etherase — protein sequence MSAPGGDRGHLLTERANPASETLDQLPTASLVDLFCANDLLPQQAVAAAAGELTAAIDAIAARLAGGGRLFYLGAGTSGRLGVLDAAECPPTFCSPPELVQGVLAGGAAALLRSSEGLEDLREAGRDDLVQRGFGPGDALVGIAAGGTTPYVLGGLAHGQAIGALTVAMACVPADQGPMPCDIDIRLLTGPELLTGSTRLKAGTATKMALNILSTGVMVRLGKVYGNRMVDVAVTNSKLEDRALRILRDLAAVPRAQGLELLERAGGSVRLALLMAASGLEAGAARSALERHGPGLRQCLEALGVSLPPSPPPMSPPS from the coding sequence TTGAGCGCCCCCGGCGGCGACAGGGGCCATCTGCTCACCGAGCGGGCCAACCCGGCCAGCGAGACCCTCGACCAGCTGCCGACGGCCAGCCTGGTGGATCTCTTCTGTGCCAACGACCTGCTGCCCCAGCAGGCGGTGGCCGCCGCCGCCGGGGAGCTGACGGCCGCCATCGACGCCATCGCGGCGCGGCTCGCCGGCGGCGGGCGCCTCTTCTACCTGGGGGCGGGAACCTCCGGACGGCTCGGAGTGCTCGACGCGGCGGAGTGTCCACCCACCTTCTGCAGTCCCCCCGAGCTGGTCCAGGGGGTGCTGGCGGGCGGGGCGGCGGCGCTGCTGCGCAGCTCCGAAGGACTGGAGGACCTGCGGGAGGCGGGTCGCGACGACCTGGTCCAGCGGGGTTTCGGCCCCGGGGACGCCCTGGTGGGCATCGCCGCCGGCGGCACCACCCCCTACGTGCTGGGGGGTCTGGCCCACGGCCAGGCGATCGGGGCCCTCACCGTGGCCATGGCCTGCGTTCCCGCCGACCAGGGGCCGATGCCCTGCGACATCGACATCCGCCTGCTGACCGGGCCGGAACTGCTGACCGGCTCCACCCGGCTCAAGGCGGGCACCGCCACCAAGATGGCCCTCAACATCCTCTCCACCGGCGTGATGGTGCGCCTGGGCAAGGTGTACGGCAACCGGATGGTGGATGTGGCCGTCACCAACAGCAAGCTGGAGGACCGGGCCCTGCGCATCCTGCGGGATCTGGCCGCCGTACCCCGCGCACAGGGGCTGGAGCTGCTGGAGCGGGCCGGAGGATCGGTGCGGCTGGCGCTGCTGATGGCCGCCTCCGGCCTTGAGGCCGGGGCGGCCCGATCGGCCCTGGAGCGCCACGGCCCCGGCCTGCGCCAGTGCCTCGAGGCCCTCGGCGTCAGCCTGCCGCCGTCGCCGCCCCCGATGTCGCCGCCGTCGTGA
- a CDS encoding DUF3110 domain-containing protein, producing the protein MHVLLFDPGSDQEGIHSLELGGRTVVLLFENPDDAERYAGLLEAQDFPVPCVEALNRQDLEDFCAEAGYEARFVPAGFMPESEEERLLLAPPERNMEVTGWKEEPAAPEADDPHGPAGDTELEAFRRRLEGLL; encoded by the coding sequence GTGCATGTCCTGCTGTTCGATCCGGGCAGCGACCAGGAAGGCATCCACTCGCTCGAGCTCGGCGGTCGCACGGTGGTGCTGTTGTTCGAGAACCCCGACGACGCCGAGCGCTATGCCGGGTTGCTCGAGGCCCAGGACTTTCCGGTGCCCTGCGTGGAGGCCCTCAACCGCCAGGATCTGGAGGATTTCTGCGCCGAGGCGGGTTACGAGGCCCGCTTCGTCCCCGCCGGCTTCATGCCCGAGAGCGAGGAGGAGCGGCTGCTGCTCGCTCCACCGGAACGCAACATGGAAGTGACGGGCTGGAAGGAGGAGCCGGCGGCCCCCGAGGCGGACGATCCCCATGGCCCCGCCGGCGATACGGAGCTGGAGGCCTTCCGCCGTCGCCTCGAAGGTCTGCTTTGA
- a CDS encoding DnaJ domain-containing protein has protein sequence MSQSPTSDPAATAARDHWEVLGLAPGADAAGIKRAFRQQARRWHPDLNDNDPVAEARFKEVNEAYAVLSDPARRRAWEAGEGQDSAGLDADPFATGFPRFEDYLAELFGQERRSPRDWEEEPVEEDPPAAGEVATAPAAPPPVMATTDEETLVTLAPEQALSGQRLELELRDGTVVEVWTPPLAGDGWRLRLAGVAPGGADHFLQLRVRTAEGLRIDGLRVHYQLDLHPADAALGCQAVVPTLEGPVRLRVPAGSSSGRLLRLRQRGQRLGEQRGDQLVEVRIVVPERPTEAEEALFRRLRELDREQNGPRDGD, from the coding sequence GTGAGCCAGTCCCCCACGTCGGACCCGGCGGCCACGGCCGCCCGCGATCACTGGGAGGTGCTCGGGCTGGCTCCGGGCGCCGACGCCGCCGGCATCAAGCGGGCCTTCCGCCAGCAGGCCCGCCGCTGGCACCCGGACCTCAACGACAACGACCCGGTGGCGGAGGCCCGCTTCAAGGAGGTCAACGAGGCCTATGCGGTGCTCTCCGATCCGGCCCGCCGTCGCGCCTGGGAAGCCGGTGAGGGCCAGGACAGCGCCGGGCTCGACGCCGATCCCTTCGCCACCGGCTTTCCCCGCTTCGAGGACTACCTGGCGGAACTGTTCGGCCAGGAGCGCCGTAGCCCGCGGGACTGGGAGGAGGAGCCCGTCGAGGAGGATCCCCCTGCCGCCGGCGAGGTGGCGACGGCGCCGGCCGCGCCGCCACCGGTGATGGCTACCACAGACGAGGAGACCCTCGTGACCCTCGCCCCGGAGCAGGCGCTCAGTGGTCAGCGGCTGGAGCTGGAGCTGCGGGACGGCACGGTGGTGGAGGTCTGGACCCCGCCCCTGGCGGGGGATGGCTGGCGGCTGCGGCTGGCGGGGGTGGCGCCCGGCGGGGCTGATCACTTCCTGCAGCTGCGGGTGCGCACCGCGGAGGGTCTGCGCATCGATGGCCTGCGGGTGCACTACCAGCTCGATCTCCATCCCGCCGATGCCGCCCTCGGCTGCCAGGCGGTGGTGCCGACCCTGGAGGGGCCTGTGCGGCTCAGGGTGCCGGCCGGATCCTCCAGCGGCCGGCTGCTGCGGCTGCGGCAGCGGGGGCAGCGGCTGGGGGAGCAGCGCGGCGACCAGCTGGTGGAGGTGAGAATCGTCGTTCCGGAGCGGCCGACGGAGGCGGAGGAGGCCCTGTTCCGGCGGCTGCGGGAGCTGGACCGGGAGCAGAACGGCCCCAGGGACGGGGACTGA
- the dnaK gene encoding molecular chaperone DnaK, whose translation MGRIVGIDLGTTNSVVAVLEGGRPQVIANAEGGRTTPSVVGFSRDQELLVGQLARRQLVLNPRNTFANLKRFVGRSWDELDEGSLGVPYSVRANDQGNVRVICPATEREYAPEELVASILRKLVDDATTYLGEAVEAAVITVPAYFNDAQRQATRDAGRLAGITVERILNEPTAAALAYGFDRSTVKRVLVFDLGGGTFDVSVLRIANGVFDVMATSGDTQLGGNDWDRRIVDWVADAFLAEHTIDLRRDRQALQRLTEAAEKAKQELSGVQSTPLSLPFIATGPDGPLHIETTLERGTFEGLCPDLLDRLLRPVQRALRDSGLSADAIDDVVLVGGSTRMPMVQEMVRTLIPREPCQSVNPDEVVAIGAAVQAGILTGELRDLMLNDVTPLSLGLETIGGVMKVLIPRNTPIPVRKSDLFSTSEANQSSVEIHVLQGERQMAADNKSLGRFRLSGIPPAPRGVPQVQVSFDIDANGLLQVSATDRTTGRQQSVSIQGGSNLSEEEINRLLEEAERKSVEDRRKRAVIDRRNRAQTLVAQAERRLRDAALELGPAGADRQQRAVELALRDVQDVLTQEDPADLELAVSQLQEALFGLNRRLLGERRAESGPLKGLKNTLGSLKDELFSDDDWDDWGGSGRSDPWSSPPRPLQRDPYPLGRFAEREAGYDDDLPPRRWDNGRTWDRQEPYDREVSGERHRPRRGGRYDQDDPWADG comes from the coding sequence ATGGGGCGCATCGTCGGCATCGATCTGGGCACCACCAATTCGGTGGTGGCCGTGCTCGAAGGCGGCAGACCCCAGGTCATCGCCAATGCGGAGGGGGGGCGCACCACCCCCTCGGTGGTGGGGTTCAGCCGCGACCAGGAGCTGCTCGTGGGCCAGCTGGCCCGGCGCCAGCTGGTGCTCAATCCCCGCAACACCTTCGCTAACCTCAAGCGCTTCGTTGGCCGCAGCTGGGACGAACTCGACGAGGGCAGCCTGGGGGTGCCCTACAGCGTGCGGGCCAACGACCAGGGCAATGTGCGCGTCATTTGCCCGGCCACGGAACGGGAGTACGCCCCCGAGGAACTGGTGGCCTCGATCCTGCGCAAGCTGGTGGACGACGCCACCACCTACCTGGGCGAAGCGGTCGAGGCGGCGGTGATCACGGTGCCGGCCTATTTCAACGATGCCCAGCGCCAGGCCACCCGCGACGCCGGCCGGCTGGCGGGCATCACGGTGGAGCGCATCCTCAACGAACCCACCGCGGCGGCGCTGGCCTATGGCTTTGACCGCAGCACCGTCAAGCGGGTGCTGGTGTTCGACCTGGGCGGCGGCACCTTCGACGTCTCCGTGCTGCGCATCGCCAACGGCGTCTTCGACGTGATGGCCACCAGCGGTGACACGCAGCTGGGGGGCAACGACTGGGACCGTCGCATCGTCGACTGGGTGGCCGATGCCTTCCTGGCTGAGCACACCATCGACCTGCGCCGTGACCGCCAGGCGCTGCAGCGGCTCACCGAGGCCGCCGAGAAGGCCAAGCAGGAGCTCTCGGGCGTGCAGAGCACGCCGCTGTCGCTGCCGTTCATCGCCACGGGACCCGACGGCCCCCTCCACATCGAGACCACCCTGGAGCGGGGCACCTTCGAGGGGCTCTGTCCCGACCTGCTCGACCGGCTGCTGCGGCCCGTCCAGCGGGCCCTGCGGGATTCGGGTCTGAGTGCCGACGCCATCGATGACGTCGTGCTGGTGGGCGGGTCCACCCGGATGCCGATGGTGCAGGAGATGGTGCGCACCCTGATTCCCCGGGAACCCTGCCAGTCGGTCAATCCCGACGAGGTGGTGGCGATCGGTGCGGCGGTGCAGGCCGGCATCCTGACCGGTGAGCTCCGCGACCTGATGCTCAACGACGTCACGCCCCTGTCCCTCGGACTGGAGACCATCGGTGGGGTGATGAAGGTGCTGATTCCCCGCAACACCCCGATCCCGGTGCGCAAGTCGGATCTGTTCAGCACCTCGGAGGCCAACCAGTCGTCGGTGGAGATCCACGTGCTGCAGGGGGAGCGCCAGATGGCCGCCGACAACAAGTCCCTCGGCCGCTTCCGCCTGTCCGGCATCCCGCCGGCCCCCCGCGGTGTGCCCCAGGTGCAGGTGTCCTTCGACATCGACGCCAACGGCCTGCTGCAGGTGTCCGCCACCGACCGCACCACCGGGCGCCAGCAGAGCGTCTCGATCCAGGGGGGATCGAACCTCAGCGAGGAGGAGATCAACCGGCTGCTGGAGGAGGCGGAACGCAAGTCGGTGGAGGACCGCCGCAAGCGGGCCGTGATCGACCGCCGCAACCGCGCCCAGACCCTGGTGGCCCAGGCCGAGCGGCGGCTGCGGGATGCCGCCCTGGAGCTGGGTCCCGCCGGTGCCGACCGCCAGCAGCGTGCCGTGGAGCTGGCCCTGCGGGACGTGCAGGACGTGCTCACCCAGGAGGACCCCGCCGACCTCGAGCTGGCCGTGAGCCAGCTGCAGGAGGCCCTGTTCGGTCTCAACCGGCGTCTGCTGGGGGAACGGCGGGCGGAGAGCGGACCCCTCAAGGGCCTCAAGAACACCCTGGGGTCCCTCAAGGACGAACTCTTCTCGGACGATGACTGGGACGACTGGGGCGGATCGGGCCGCTCCGACCCCTGGTCGAGTCCGCCCCGGCCGCTGCAGCGGGATCCCTACCCCCTCGGCCGCTTCGCCGAGCGGGAGGCCGGCTACGACGACGACCTCCCCCCCCGCCGTTGGGACAACGGTCGCACCTGGGATCGCCAGGAGCCCTACGACCGTGAGGTCTCCGGCGAGCGGCACCGTCCACGCCGCGGCGGCCGCTACGACCAGGACGATCCCTGGGCCGACGGCTGA
- the pstC gene encoding phosphate ABC transporter permease subunit PstC has protein sequence MRSSPSTDAFTLRRRPPQEKLVDIGFRQLTLVLAASVGVVLLAIFLTVFSGAREAMATFGLKFLTTSAWDPVNEDYGALIAIYGTLVTSILSLLIAVPIGLGTAIFITEDLLPRGLRDLIGLLVELLAAIPSVVLGLWAIFVMEPAIRPFLSFLHSSLGWTPFFSTEPQGPGTAPAILILVVMVLPIITAISRDALNQVPIELRQGAYGVGTTRWGAIFNVILPAAVSSIMGGVMLSLGRAMGETMAVTMIIGNSLNFSVSLLAPGNTISSMLANQFGEADGIQVSALMYAAVVLMILTFVVNVLAQWIVRRLSLRY, from the coding sequence ATGAGGAGCTCCCCCTCCACCGACGCTTTCACCCTCAGACGACGGCCCCCGCAGGAAAAGCTGGTCGACATCGGCTTCCGCCAGCTCACCCTGGTCCTGGCCGCTTCGGTCGGAGTCGTCCTTCTGGCGATCTTCCTGACGGTGTTCAGCGGCGCCCGGGAGGCCATGGCCACCTTCGGTCTCAAGTTCCTGACGACGTCCGCCTGGGATCCGGTCAATGAGGACTACGGCGCCCTGATCGCCATCTACGGCACCCTCGTCACTTCGATCCTCTCCCTGCTCATCGCCGTGCCCATCGGTCTGGGAACGGCGATCTTCATCACCGAGGACCTGCTCCCCCGGGGCCTGCGGGATCTGATCGGCCTGCTGGTGGAACTGCTGGCCGCCATTCCTTCGGTGGTGCTCGGTCTGTGGGCCATCTTCGTGATGGAGCCCGCGATCCGCCCCTTCCTCTCGTTCCTGCACAGCAGCCTCGGCTGGACGCCGTTCTTCTCCACCGAGCCCCAGGGTCCCGGCACAGCGCCGGCGATCCTGATCCTGGTGGTGATGGTGCTGCCGATCATCACCGCCATTTCCCGCGATGCCCTCAACCAGGTGCCGATCGAGCTGCGCCAGGGGGCCTATGGGGTGGGCACCACCCGCTGGGGTGCCATCTTCAACGTCATCCTGCCGGCGGCCGTCTCCTCGATCATGGGCGGCGTGATGCTCTCCCTCGGCCGGGCCATGGGGGAAACGATGGCGGTGACGATGATCATCGGCAACTCCCTCAATTTCAGTGTCTCCCTCCTGGCCCCGGGCAACACCATTTCCTCCATGCTGGCCAACCAGTTCGGTGAGGCGGATGGCATCCAGGTGTCTGCCCTGATGTACGCGGCCGTCGTTCTGATGATCCTCACCTTCGTCGTCAACGTGTTGGCCCAATGGATCGTGCGGCGCCTCAGCCTGCGCTACTGA
- the pstA gene encoding phosphate ABC transporter permease PstA has translation MSVSTPPTTRLFTERLSLHYDPSLKRNRFNQIATAIAGFFAVVAVIPLFLVIIYVLIQGGRLLSLQLLTELPPAPGLEGGGIGNAILGTIVVTLIASLIAIPVGVGGGVYLSEYAQNGWFSRFVRFGNDVLAGVPSIICGVFIYSLIVATRVFFDQSFSAMAGGIALSVLMLPTVIKTTYEGLLLVPQELRWGAYGVGASRFVTITRITLPAAFTPIATGVVLGIARAAGETAPLIFTALFSPFWPEGVFNPIATMSVLIFNFAIMPYEAQNELAWAASFVLVIMILGANLLARWISRVSRS, from the coding sequence ATGTCCGTCTCGACTCCGCCGACGACCCGTCTTTTCACGGAACGGCTCAGCCTTCACTACGACCCGTCCCTGAAGCGCAACCGCTTCAACCAGATCGCCACCGCCATCGCCGGATTCTTCGCCGTGGTTGCGGTGATCCCCCTGTTCCTGGTGATCATCTACGTGCTGATCCAGGGGGGACGGCTCCTCAGCCTGCAGCTGCTGACCGAGCTGCCCCCGGCCCCCGGCCTCGAAGGCGGCGGCATCGGCAACGCCATCCTGGGAACGATCGTCGTCACCCTCATCGCCTCCCTGATCGCCATTCCGGTGGGAGTGGGCGGCGGTGTCTACCTCTCCGAGTACGCCCAGAACGGCTGGTTCTCCCGCTTCGTGCGCTTCGGCAACGACGTGCTGGCCGGGGTGCCCTCGATCATCTGCGGCGTCTTCATCTACTCCCTGATCGTCGCCACCCGGGTCTTCTTCGACCAGAGCTTCAGCGCCATGGCCGGCGGCATCGCCCTGTCGGTGCTGATGCTTCCCACCGTCATCAAGACCACCTATGAGGGCCTGCTGCTGGTGCCGCAGGAACTGCGCTGGGGGGCCTACGGCGTCGGCGCCTCCCGCTTTGTGACGATCACCCGGATCACCCTGCCGGCCGCCTTCACCCCCATCGCCACGGGGGTGGTGCTGGGCATCGCCCGGGCCGCCGGGGAAACGGCACCGCTGATCTTCACGGCGCTGTTCTCCCCCTTCTGGCCCGAGGGGGTGTTCAACCCGATCGCCACCATGTCGGTGCTGATCTTCAACTTCGCGATCATGCCGTACGAAGCCCAGAACGAACTGGCCTGGGCCGCCTCCTTCGTGCTGGTGATCATGATTCTCGGCGCCAACCTGCTGGCCCGCTGGATCAGCCGAGTCTCGCGCTCCTGA
- the pstB gene encoding phosphate ABC transporter ATP-binding protein PstB has translation MTASPSSTAASDVCMSLQDVTISYGSFEAVKNVYMDLPRGKVTAFIGPSGCGKSTVLRALNRMNDLIPGCSLKGRVIFDQHDLYDKRVDPVEVRRRIGMVFQKPNPFPKSIYENIAFGARINGYKGDMDELVERSLRKAAVWDECKDKLQESGLSLSGGQQQRLCIARAIATEPEVILMDEPCSALDPISTLKIEETMHELKRSYTIMIVTHNMQQAVRVADMTAFFNAEAVEGGTGKVGYLVEFNETENIFNSPSQQSTLDYVSGRFG, from the coding sequence ATGACTGCTTCCCCTTCTTCCACCGCGGCCAGCGACGTCTGCATGTCCCTCCAGGACGTGACGATCTCCTACGGCAGCTTTGAAGCGGTCAAGAACGTCTACATGGATCTGCCCAGGGGCAAGGTGACCGCGTTCATCGGCCCTTCGGGCTGCGGCAAGAGCACGGTGCTGCGGGCCCTCAACCGCATGAACGACCTGATCCCGGGCTGCAGCCTCAAGGGCCGGGTCATCTTCGATCAGCACGATCTCTACGACAAGCGGGTGGATCCGGTGGAAGTGCGACGTCGTATCGGCATGGTGTTCCAGAAGCCCAATCCCTTCCCGAAGTCGATCTACGAGAACATCGCCTTCGGGGCCCGGATCAACGGCTATAAGGGCGACATGGATGAACTGGTGGAACGCTCCCTGCGCAAGGCGGCCGTGTGGGACGAGTGCAAGGACAAGCTCCAGGAGAGCGGCCTCTCTCTCTCCGGTGGCCAGCAGCAGCGCCTCTGCATCGCCCGGGCCATCGCCACCGAGCCGGAGGTGATCCTGATGGACGAGCCCTGCTCGGCCCTCGATCCGATCTCGACCCTGAAGATCGAGGAAACGATGCATGAACTGAAGCGCAGCTACACGATCATGATCGTCACCCACAACATGCAGCAGGCCGTGCGCGTTGCTGACATGACCGCTTTCTTCAATGCCGAGGCCGTCGAAGGCGGGACCGGCAAGGTGGGCTATCTGGTGGAATTCAACGAAACCGAGAACATCTTCAACTCCCCCAGCCAGCAGTCGACCCTCGACTACGTCAGCGGACGCTTCGGCTGA
- a CDS encoding 2Fe-2S iron-sulfur cluster-binding protein, with amino-acid sequence MTRTHPITVHWRQANRVIRLDVPEGEYILRSFEAQGEPLPFSCRNGCCTACAVRVLDGQIDQREALGLSKQLREEGYGLLCVARATGPLEVETQDEDEVYDRQFGRFFGRGLVRPGLPLDDE; translated from the coding sequence ATGACCCGCACCCACCCGATCACGGTCCACTGGCGACAGGCCAACCGTGTCATCCGCCTCGACGTTCCGGAAGGGGAGTACATCCTGCGCAGCTTCGAGGCCCAGGGGGAACCGCTGCCCTTCAGCTGCCGCAACGGCTGCTGCACCGCCTGCGCCGTGCGGGTGCTGGACGGCCAGATCGACCAGCGGGAGGCCCTCGGCCTCTCGAAGCAGCTGCGTGAGGAGGGCTACGGCCTCCTATGCGTCGCCCGGGCCACCGGTCCGCTGGAGGTGGAGACCCAGGACGAGGACGAGGTGTACGACCGCCAGTTCGGCCGCTTCTTCGGCCGCGGTCTGGTGCGTCCCGGCCTGCCCCTGGACGACGAATGA
- a CDS encoding inositol monophosphatase family protein, whose amino-acid sequence MSSLCQRALEGSRLDATELERLLQVARDAAEAGGRELRRHFGRLEQVKEKGTAGNLVTEADLAAEAAVLAVLAAGTPTVAVLAEESGQLAGQGDLLWCVDPLDGTTNYAHGYPFFGTSVGLSWRGLPLLGALEVPVLEEHYWAAPGRGAWCNGRRLSVSDCGALADSLLVTGFSYDRVRRLDNNYAEFAWFTHRSHGVRRAGAAAVDLAFVAAGRVDGYWERGLSPWDLVAGVVLVEEAGGQVCAYDGGPLDLADGRVIACTPALRQPLIEGLALCRPLSGASFGAPELDATAGDPTGVAADAP is encoded by the coding sequence ATGAGTTCCCTCTGCCAACGGGCCCTGGAAGGGTCCCGCCTCGATGCCACCGAGCTGGAGCGCTTGCTGCAGGTGGCCAGAGACGCCGCCGAAGCCGGCGGCCGGGAACTGCGGCGCCATTTCGGGCGCTTGGAGCAGGTGAAGGAGAAGGGCACGGCGGGCAACCTGGTCACCGAGGCGGACCTGGCGGCCGAAGCGGCCGTGCTGGCGGTGCTGGCGGCCGGCACCCCCACCGTGGCCGTGCTGGCGGAGGAGAGCGGCCAACTCGCTGGCCAGGGCGACCTGCTCTGGTGCGTCGACCCCCTCGACGGCACCACGAACTACGCCCACGGCTACCCCTTCTTCGGCACCTCCGTGGGGCTGAGCTGGCGGGGCCTGCCCCTGCTCGGCGCCCTGGAGGTGCCGGTGCTGGAGGAGCACTACTGGGCCGCCCCGGGGCGGGGGGCCTGGTGCAACGGACGGCGGCTGAGCGTCAGTGACTGCGGCGCCCTGGCGGATTCCCTGCTCGTCACGGGGTTCTCGTATGACCGGGTGCGGCGCCTCGACAACAACTACGCCGAGTTCGCCTGGTTCACCCACCGCAGCCATGGCGTGCGCCGGGCGGGGGCGGCGGCGGTCGATCTGGCCTTCGTCGCCGCCGGCCGGGTCGATGGCTACTGGGAGCGGGGCCTGTCCCCCTGGGACCTGGTGGCCGGCGTGGTGCTGGTGGAGGAGGCCGGCGGGCAGGTGTGCGCCTACGACGGCGGTCCCCTCGACCTGGCCGACGGACGGGTGATCGCCTGCACCCCCGCCCTGCGTCAGCCGCTGATCGAGGGCCTGGCCCTGTGCCGACCCCTCAGCGGGGCCAGCTTCGGTGCCCCGGAGCTGGATGCCACCGCCGGCGACCCGACCGGCGTCGCGGCCGACGCTCCATAG